The genomic segment CAATTAGAATCAACTGACTACGACGTCTTAGTACTCGGCGGAGGTGCCACTGGATCTGGCACCGCACTGGATGCTAGTTTACGTGGATACAAGGTAGCCCTTTTAGAAAAACAAGATTTCTCCGCGGGAACTAGTTCTCGTTCCACAAAACTCATCCACGGAGGGGTCAGGTATTTAGCCCAGTTCCATTTTAAATTAATCTACGAAGCTCTATCTGAAAGAAAACGCCTCCTCATCAATGCTCCCCATCTTGTAAAACCCTTGCAGTTTGTTTTACCAACATATGTTTGGTGGGAAAAACCTTTTTTCTCCATTGGTCTTACGATGTATGACATTCTCGCGGGAAGATCAATTGTTCCAGGACATGAAAGGATCTCAAAAGCCACAGCAGTTGATTATTTTGCCTCCATCAAAAAAGAGAAACTGAGAGGTGGAATTTCTTATTATGATGCTCAGTTCAATGACGCAAGACTAAACGTAACAACTGTTCGTGCTGCCAAAGAAAATGGAACCGATGTTCTTTCTCGAATGGAAGTGGTTTCCTTCTTAAAAGATGGAAGTGGGAAAATCATCGGTGTTACTGCAAAAGATCTCATCACCAAAAAGAAAATTAATATCAAAGCGAAAGTGGTCGCAAATACTACCGGAGTTTGGATTGATTCCCTTCGAAAACTGGATGATCCCAAAGCAGAAAATGTCCTCGCACCAAGCCAAGGAATCCACCTTGTCTTCGACAAAACAAAGTTACCTTGTCGCACAGCAATGATCATTCCCAAAACTGCTGACGGTCGTGTGGTTTTTGTAATCCCTTGGGAAGGAAAAGTTCTCCTGGGAACCACTGACACGGCGATCAAACAAATCGATGAGGAACCACTCCCTCTCCAATCAGAAGTTGAGTTTTTACTAAAAACAGGAAATGATTACTTAGATACAAAGTTAACCAAAGCAGACATTGGATCTGTTTTTTCGGGCCTTCGCCCTCTCATCTCTACGGGAGATAAAAAAGATACAAAATCCATTTCACGCGAAGAAGCCATTCTTGTCTCAAACTCTGGTCTTGTGACTATGTCTGGTGGGAAATGGTCTACCTTTCGAAAAATGGCCGAAGACCTGACTGATAAACTAATCTCTGTTGGAAACCTAGCTCCCAAAATGAAATGTGTGACGGCAAGTTTTGCTTTTCCTGGAGCCGATGGATACTCCAAACATTTGGTGGCAAAAAT from the Leptospira congkakensis genome contains:
- a CDS encoding glycerol-3-phosphate dehydrogenase/oxidase encodes the protein MNHLDERKQTLKQLESTDYDVLVLGGGATGSGTALDASLRGYKVALLEKQDFSAGTSSRSTKLIHGGVRYLAQFHFKLIYEALSERKRLLINAPHLVKPLQFVLPTYVWWEKPFFSIGLTMYDILAGRSIVPGHERISKATAVDYFASIKKEKLRGGISYYDAQFNDARLNVTTVRAAKENGTDVLSRMEVVSFLKDGSGKIIGVTAKDLITKKKINIKAKVVANTTGVWIDSLRKLDDPKAENVLAPSQGIHLVFDKTKLPCRTAMIIPKTADGRVVFVIPWEGKVLLGTTDTAIKQIDEEPLPLQSEVEFLLKTGNDYLDTKLTKADIGSVFSGLRPLISTGDKKDTKSISREEAILVSNSGLVTMSGGKWSTFRKMAEDLTDKLISVGNLAPKMKCVTASFAFPGADGYSKHLVAKIQTMYDLSYDTAVRLVDAYGGEVSFILGKNPKEIKKGSGYFVEEIKHFVKKEFALSVTDVLSRRWRVVFLDLKLAESLAVPVANTLAKELGWKEAEKKSSLNELTSHIKDLKKTIA